The nucleotide sequence GAAGAAACCGTGCACCGTTGGATCGATGGCTACAAACCTCGCATCAAGAACGTGCAGTAACGGACCAAGCTGCGAACGCACCGGTTCGAGTTTCTTAACATTTGCCTGACAAAACCTGCCCGCGTGGTGAGACCCGCCACGACGACGTTTCGCGCCCATGACCCGGCGCATCACTCAAGATATGGCAGGATTTCAATGGATAAGTTTGCAAATTTCCCAACAACGCCGATTTCTCCGGCGCGAGGCGGCGCACAGGTGACACCTGATGACGCAACGCCGCTCACTCAGGTCAGCCGCGCACTGTATGTGGGCCAGGGTGGCGACATCGCCGCAACTCTTGCGGATGGAGACACGGTCACATTCGAAGCGGTTCCCTCAGGCGCCATTCTCCCCATCCGCGCGGCATCGGTTTCAGCGACAGGCACTACAGCAGAGGCCATTGTCGCCCTGTGGTAGTCGCTTGAACTAAGCGCTCTTCATCAAGCCCGCCGCGCTTCGCGTGGCGGGTTTTTTCTGGCGCATCGCAAGCCTTGCTATGATGTCCGACAGGGCAAGATCGTATGTCTCCAACCGTTGGCGGCCAAGAGCAGTTGCCGCCGCCGCTTCCGCCGCAAGCATGTCTCGGTTTTCAAATCCGTTTAACACCTTCCGCAGCAGCGCCTCGTGAAGATGCGTTCGCGCGTCAGCGACGTGCCGGTACCCCAGGGCATCAAACAGTCCCGCGAATTTTCTGCTATAGGCAAACGGCACAACCGCCACGCCGCTGGACAGTGCTGCGATGCAGCTGTGCATTCGGGCGCCGGTGAAGAATGACAAATCGGCAATGTAGCCTTTGGCCTGTGACGGCGTTTGAAAGGCCGGAGCCACAACTGTCCCGGGGAATTCCATTTGCAACGCCGCGCAGGCGGCCATGTCGTCTTCGACAGGTGCATCGGGGCTTATGACATGCGGGACGAGGTGCACCTCCGGCCGGTCCGGATGTGACAAAAACATCCTGATCAGCGCGCGAATAAATGCGGGGTAGTCGACGCTCAATCCGAACTGGTTTGATTTTGCATAACCACCGGCCATCAGCAATCCAGAGACATTTATCCCAACGGTTGGGCGCGCGCTTTGGTGACCTGAAGGCGCGCCCTCAAGTCGCAAGGCAACGTCTGAGGCAACCGTCACATCCTTGGCCAGCCCGATGTCCCGCAGATGCGCCACTGACGCCTCGTCCCGAGAACAAATCAAGGCAGAACGCCCAATCGTCGCGCGGGCCAGAATCTTCGACACAGGGTGACGGAATGGCCCAATCGTCTGCGGTGCCAGCACCAATGGTCGGCGTGCCAAATGGGTCAGGAACTTCAACCAAAAGATGCGGCGCAGACGCTTGCCGCCATAGGTGTCTGCAAAGCTGTCACCAGCGCCGATATCCACCACCAAATCCGCCTTGCGCAAATGCCGCCAAACCCCCGTCGGAGACAGGAAGTCGCGCCCGGCAATTGGCACGATGGAGATGTCATCACCGGACACGCAGGCTGGGCCGCTGTCGCGCCAATCAAGCAAAGTCATATGGATCGGAATTCGCAGCTTACGGGACAGGTCTCGAAGCAAAGCGACCTGTGCCACAGTCAACGCGCCAACTCCAAGGTTGGGCGATCGCGACGCGTGCAGGATAAGGCAGACATGCAACATGCCCAACCATGTTCGCCTGGTGGTTAATGGAAGGTTACGATTGCTGACGTCGACGCAGAAAGCACCGTCGCGCCATGCCCAACGCGGCTCTAACGCTTTGCCACAGGCCCGCGCGTCGCGCACAATTCCAAATGCCCATGGCGCGATAAGCGGGGATCGGCGTCCCGCTGATGACGCGACCAGCGAGCCTGCCGAGCAGCTCCCTGCGCCTGCGCACTTGCCCGGGTTGCATCGCCTCCAGCACGGCGATCGGGACAGGTTGTGTTTGCAACATCCCGTGTTCAACGGCCTCTTTAACCAGCCCTGCCCCCCGCGCAGTCCGCGCAAGAATGAGGCTGACCCCGTCGCCTTCCTCGAACAATGGATACCCGCTCTCGTCAGTTTGCCATGCGTCGCCAAATGCGATGTCGGCGGCAATGCCGGTCCCATCTGCACAAACCCGGCAACGTGGCTGTACATGGCTCGACAAAACGTCGCCCCAACTCTCCTGATAGCTCATGGAACGCTCCGCGCCGTTTTGTTCAACGACGGTGGCACGCCCGGGCCAGCCCTGCCCGCGGTAGCGGAACTGCGCCACGTTGGCGGCCGCAACGCTCAGTTTGTTGATGATCACGTTGGCCCCGTTTTCAGACGGCACCCCCGCACAGAAGAACGAAAGCATCACCGGAAATACTTGATCCACCCGCGCGTCTAATCGCGCGAGGTTGCGCAACGCCGCAACGTCGCATGGCTTGCCGACAAAGGCATAGCGCCTACCGGTTGCCAACAGCTCCGGCACCGCTGTTATGGGGGCGGACGGGGCATATCTTGATGCGCTTGCCGCCAGAATGTCGGCTTTCGAGGTGCTGATGGTGTTCCTGTTTCCGGTGGGGTTTCCGGGGTCCGCCGCAATGTGCAACGCCCCGTCCACTTGCCCGCTTTCGATTAACCAAAGCAAAACGCCCGACAACGCGCCGCCGGAAGCCGCGGCATGGCGCAGCGCAATGTCGGTGGCCCAGCCTTTGGTCACATCATGATAACCGCCCCAAAGCGGGTGGGTATTCACGCCGCCAATGGTGCCGCGCTGCCGACCTCCGGGGCACACAGCATAGATGTCATGTGCTTGTTTGCGGGGCAACTTGGTCGCTGAGGGTCGTAAAAAGCCGTCATCCGTTTTGGTCATCGTGACATGGTCCGGGGCGACAACGGCGCAGGCGCCGCAGCCGGCGCATAAATCAGCCGCAACAATGCGGTCAGTCACGTCCAATCTTCTGGCCACAATGGTCTTCCGTTTCGCCTCTTTACGCGATGTTAAGGTCAGATTGGTTAAGTCCGTGTAAATGATTGCGAACTTGACCCTTTCTGCGCCCCGCCGATCGGCACATCCGTTTCTGGTGTTGCTGTCGGGGCATGGCGGCGTGGCGGCGTTGACCCTGCTGCGCAACATCATTGTTGCGCGCCTTATTGGTGTTGAAAACTTTGGGATCGCCGCAACTTTCGCAATTCTGGTGTCAGCCGTCGAAATGGTGACAACACTCGGCGCGCAGCAAATGATCGTGCAGGACGCGGATGGCGAAGATGTCGACTTCCAATCCTCGCTTCACTGCGTGCAGCTGGGGCGTGGCATCGTGGGGGCGGCGGTAATCTATGCAATCGCAAACCCCGTCGCCGCCTTCTTTGGGACGCCTGACCTGGCATGGGCGTACCGGACCCTCGCGTTGGTGCCGCTGCTCACCGGCCTGTCACATCTTGATGCCTGGCGCTACCACCGCAACAAGCGGTTTGGCCCGTCAATTTGGGTGCAGCTTGGCCCGGCATTTCTGTCGTTGATGTTGGTCTGGCCGCTGATGACCAAGTTTGGGGATTTCCGCGTTCTTCTGGTCGCCATCATCACGCAATACACAGGCATGGCAATGATGTCCCATCTGGTTGCGGAGCGGAGGTATCTTGCCGGTTTCTGCGCAGACCACCTGCGGCGCGCATTTCGCTTTGGCTGGCCAATTGCCCTGAACGGCTTGTTGCTATTGGCGGTGTTCCATGGAGAGAAGCTAATCGTCGGCCATCTGCGTGGCTCGGAATCGCTCGCTCTGCTGGCGATGGGGTTTTCGCTGACGTTGACACCGGCGCTCATTGTTGGGCGCAGCCTTCAAAGCTACCTCCTTCCGCAGCTGACCAGTGTCCGCAATAACCCCGGAAGGTTTCATGATCTGGCCGCGTCCGTGCTGCGTTTTTGCCTGTTGGCGGGCTGCACGCTTGGTATCGTTCTGGCCATTGCCTCCCCAACTGTGCCGTGGATTTTGGGGCGCGACTTTGTGCCACTTATGACGCTGTTTCCGATCCTGGCGGCGCTGCACGGAATCCGCGTTGTAAAGAGCGGCGTCACGGTAATAGCCCTTGCGCAAGGCGCCACCACGAACGCGACCCTGGGAAATTTGCCCCGCGTCGCTGCGCTGCCCGTGATTTACGCCAGTTTGAACTCTGGCGGGTCATTGGAAACCGCCCTTTGGATTGCAACCGCGGCGGAGGGTGTGGGGCTGGTCATAGCCTACGCACTTCTCCGCCACGTGTTACCCGCCCGCTAGGTTGCGGCGGTACCGTTCCTCCAAGGATCCGCGTTGACCACGGCCGCCGGACCGATGAAGTCCTTGTACGGCGTGGCGGCAGGCAAGCTTCCGTCCGATGTCGCCGTTTTCCAGATTGCCAGCCTCGATACGGCACCTTCGACCTGATATGCACCGGTATTGCTCGCCAGGAGCAGCAACGCGCGGTTCGACGGCAAAGTTGGCGTGGCAGACGAAAAACTTTCGTCAATCACCAACGCGTCATTGACCCAAACCCGGGCAAATCCGGCTGGCAGGTCAACGCCAAATCTAATGTCGGCCTGGACGTTGTCGGCCAAAACGGCGCCACTTTGCACGTTATCCACATGAACCACACCGCCGCTATCCCGCACGCGCAGGCGCACTTTGCCGTTGGGCAGGATCTCCAACCGCAAATAGTTGCCGGTTGTTGTCAGCAGGTTTTTGGATCCGGAACTGGACACAACAGGCGCCAGGTCCATCTGCGCAAAGAGCTCAGAGACTCCAGCGCCCAGGGTGGCAGGATCATAGAAGAACGGCCCGGTCGGCCCGGTGCTGAAACCGCCGGCTGGTGGTGTTAAGGTGTTGGCCAGCATGCTTGCATCTGGCAACGGCCGCACTGGGATGCCGTCCACGCCGGCGAGGCCAAGATCGACAACCGGCAGGTTCTTATAGGTCCCGGCGATGTGGTCTTCGGGGAACTTCGCCATACCGGTGGCCCCGCCCTCGCCAAAACGGATCACGTCAGTAGAGACGAAGTTTCCGACGTTCGGATAAATCCGCACGCGGCCATTTTCAAGCTCGGCCCGATGCGCGGGCAATCCGTTGATCTGCCAACCAAACACGTCGGTCCAATGCGGCTGACTGTTGTCCAGTTCAGGCTCGCCGCGCAGGGCTCTCGTCGTGGTGACTGGCCCGGCGCTGGACCACACATCAACATAAGCGCCTGAAGGCTCCCATTCCGCCATGTCGAATACGGGCACTGACCAGTTGGTCAGCCCGCTCGATTGCAAAATTGCATGCGCCACAAGTCGG is from uncultured Litoreibacter sp. and encodes:
- a CDS encoding polysaccharide pyruvyl transferase family protein, which encodes MLHVCLILHASRSPNLGVGALTVAQVALLRDLSRKLRIPIHMTLLDWRDSGPACVSGDDISIVPIAGRDFLSPTGVWRHLRKADLVVDIGAGDSFADTYGGKRLRRIFWLKFLTHLARRPLVLAPQTIGPFRHPVSKILARATIGRSALICSRDEASVAHLRDIGLAKDVTVASDVALRLEGAPSGHQSARPTVGINVSGLLMAGGYAKSNQFGLSVDYPAFIRALIRMFLSHPDRPEVHLVPHVISPDAPVEDDMAACAALQMEFPGTVVAPAFQTPSQAKGYIADLSFFTGARMHSCIAALSSGVAVVPFAYSRKFAGLFDALGYRHVADARTHLHEALLRKVLNGFENRDMLAAEAAAATALGRQRLETYDLALSDIIARLAMRQKKPATRSAAGLMKSA
- a CDS encoding Coenzyme F420 hydrogenase/dehydrogenase, beta subunit C-terminal domain → MTDRIVAADLCAGCGACAVVAPDHVTMTKTDDGFLRPSATKLPRKQAHDIYAVCPGGRQRGTIGGVNTHPLWGGYHDVTKGWATDIALRHAAASGGALSGVLLWLIESGQVDGALHIAADPGNPTGNRNTISTSKADILAASASRYAPSAPITAVPELLATGRRYAFVGKPCDVAALRNLARLDARVDQVFPVMLSFFCAGVPSENGANVIINKLSVAAANVAQFRYRGQGWPGRATVVEQNGAERSMSYQESWGDVLSSHVQPRCRVCADGTGIAADIAFGDAWQTDESGYPLFEEGDGVSLILARTARGAGLVKEAVEHGMLQTQPVPIAVLEAMQPGQVRRRRELLGRLAGRVISGTPIPAYRAMGIWNCARRAGLWQSVRAALGMARRCFLRRRQQS
- a CDS encoding oligosaccharide flippase family protein, coding for MTLSAPRRSAHPFLVLLSGHGGVAALTLLRNIIVARLIGVENFGIAATFAILVSAVEMVTTLGAQQMIVQDADGEDVDFQSSLHCVQLGRGIVGAAVIYAIANPVAAFFGTPDLAWAYRTLALVPLLTGLSHLDAWRYHRNKRFGPSIWVQLGPAFLSLMLVWPLMTKFGDFRVLLVAIITQYTGMAMMSHLVAERRYLAGFCADHLRRAFRFGWPIALNGLLLLAVFHGEKLIVGHLRGSESLALLAMGFSLTLTPALIVGRSLQSYLLPQLTSVRNNPGRFHDLAASVLRFCLLAGCTLGIVLAIASPTVPWILGRDFVPLMTLFPILAALHGIRVVKSGVTVIALAQGATTNATLGNLPRVAALPVIYASLNSGGSLETALWIATAAEGVGLVIAYALLRHVLPAR